Within the Streptomyces sp. YIM 121038 genome, the region CTGCGTGGAAAGCGCGCGCTCGTCACCGGTGGCACCCGAGGCATCGGAATGATGATCACGCGTGGCCTCCTCCAGGCGGGCGCCCGCGTGGTCATCAGCTCACGCGACGCGGAAGCGTGCGCTCAGGCGCAGGAACAACTGTCCCCGTTCGGTGAGGTGCGGGCCGTCCCCGCCGACCTGTCCCGCCACGACGAGTGCCGGCGACTGTCCGACCTCGTCACCGCCGACTCGGAGCATCTCGACATCCTCGTCAACAACGCGGGCACCCTGTGGGACGAGCCGCTGGCGACGTTCCCGGACGCGGCCTGGGACACGGTCGTCGACCTCAACCTGAAGGCGCCGTTCTGGCTGGTCCAGGCGCTGTTGCCCGCACTCCGCAGGGCGGGCACCGCCGACGATCCCGCGCGGATCGTCAACATCGGCAGCATCGCCGCCATCCACATCCCCCAGCGGCCCAACTACTCGTACTCCAGCAGCAAGGCCGCACTGCACCAGCTCACCAGAGTGCTCGCCAAGGAACTAGGACCGCAGCACGTCACCGTGAACGCTGTGGCGCCGGGACCGTTCCCGTCGACGATGATGGCCGCAACCCTCGATGAGTTCGGCGAGGCGATCGCGGCGTCGGCCCCACTGCGCCGGATCGGCCGCGACGACGACATGGCGGGTGTCGCCGTGTTCCTCGCCAGCCGGGCAGGCGCATACCTGACAGGCGCAGTGATCCCCGTCGACGGCGGCATCGCCACAACCGCCTAGGCCGACCGGGGCTTCCCGATCCGGGGGCTCCGCCCCCGTGCCCCCGTTTGTCGGCGCTCCGCGCCTCGTCCTCAAACGCCGGACGGGCTGGAAGTCCTCGGTGCGGGCCGCAGACGAGATCCGGTCGGCACCGGCAGCCATCCAGCCCGTCCGGCGTTTGAGGACGAGCGCGCCAGCGCGATGAAGGGGCGGGGTGCCAGGGGCGGCAGCCCATGGTTCGGGAAGGGGCGCCCGCGCGCGGAGCGCGCTCATGGGCACAGCGGGGCGCACCGCGAGGGGTCAGCCGAACTGCTGCTCAAGATCCTTCAGCTTGCGCTCCAGCGAGTCGAGGCGCGGAATCGTCTGCGTGTCGTCCTCGGCCGTGAGGTCGACCGTCACGGTCTCAGGACCGCCCTTGACGGCCTGGAGGGAGGGACGCGACCGTACGGGCAACTGCTCCTGCTGCGGCGGAGCCGCTATGGCAGGGTCCGCGCCGACCTGCGCGGACCCCACCGACTGCGTCACGGCCGGGACGTCGACCTGCCGGCCTCCGCGCCCGTGGTAGCCACGGCCCCGGCTGATGGCCTTCAGTTGCGCCCGCTCCAGCTTCTCCTGGTCGCGGCGGCGCGTGCGGGCCTGCTCCTTCTCGCGCCGGTCCTCGCGCACCTCCTCGACCGCCTCGTCGAGCGTGCGCACGCCCTCCAGGAGCATCAGCGACCACGCGCCGAACGTCTCCCGGGGCGCCCGCAGCCACCGTACGATCCGGATCTGCGGCAGCGGTCGCGGCACGAGGCCCTGCTCGCGCAGGGCGGCGCGGCGGGTCTGCTTGAGGGCCCGGTCGAAGAGGACGGCCGCGGACAGGGACATCCCGGCGAAGAACTGGGGCGCGCCCGCGTGGCCGAGGCCGCGTGGCGCGTGCACCCAGTTGAACCAGGCGGCGGCCCCCGCGAACGTCCACACCAGGAGCCGGGAGCCGAGCGCCGCGTCGCCGTGGCTGGCCTCGCGCACCGCGAGCACGGAGCAGAACATCGCGGCCCCGTCGAGCCCGAACGGCACCAGGTACTCCCAGCCGCCCGACAGGTTCAGGTTCTGCCGGCCGAAGCCGACCAGGCCGTGGAAGGAGAGGGCCGCGGCGACGGCCGCGCAGCAGAAGAGGAGGACGTAGGAGGCGGTGCCGTAGAGGGCTTCCTTGCGCCTGCGGCGCTCCTCGTTGCGTTCCCACGAGTCGTCGGCGGCGGCCGCCTTCGTCTGGGCTTTCTTGCCCCGTGCGAGCACCGCCACCGCCACCGCCATGCCCAAGAGCAGGACGCCGCCGGGCAGCAGCCAGTCCAGCGATATGTCGGTCAGTCTCATCTCGGGTCCCTTGCGTCGCGGTAGGGCGTTTCGGGCGCCATAGTGACCCACGCCCGACGGCGCTCAAGGGGTTTTCCGGCAAGAGGACGCCAAGTGGGTGGCAAGGACCGCGCCACGCCGGGAATCGTTCGAACTACTGCCAGGAATATGCGAGTTGAGTTCGAATAGGCGGGCGTGCGGGGGCCGCGGGACGGACCGGAGGGCGTCAGGCGGCGGCCGCGGCGGCCAGTTTGGCGGCGCGGTCCGTGTCGCACATGCGCGGGCAGGTGACGCAGGTCTCCTCGGGCCGCAGCGTGTAGAACATGCAGCAGCTCGCGCGGTCGCGGGTGGGCAGCTTCTCGCCGTTCGGCCCGGTCAGCTCGCGGAACGCGGCCGTGCCGACGTACGGCTTGGTGGCGCCGGGGAGCAGGCGCTCCAGCTCGGTGGTGGCGCGCCCCTCCTCGCCGAGGAGATGGGCGACGTACCAGATGCCCTCGACGATCTCGTCCGTCGCCATGGCCCACAGCGCGCGCCCGCGGCGGCGCATGCGCGGCCCGAAGCCGTCGAGCAGCGGCCCCAGGTGCTCGGCCACGGCGGCCCGCACCTCGGCGCGCAGCGCCTCCTCGTCCGGTACGACGGTGGCGCCGGGCAGCGCCGCCGCCGGGTCGTCGGGCAGGCAGGCGAAGGTGGTGGGGCGCACGGCCAGCGTGCCGAGCGCGCGCTGGAAGGAGACGTGCTCCACGGGGTAGCGCGGCACGCGGCGCTGCAGGAACCACGGCACGGTGATCAGCAGACAGGCGGGCCAGGCGTAGCGGTGCAGCGCGAAGCTGGCCACGACGTCGGGCCGGGCGCGCAGGCCGTAGTCCTTGAGGACCTGCGCGTCGTCCCAGGCGAGGAACTCCTCGAACTCCGGCCCGGCGGCGGCGAGCCGCTCGACCGGGACCCAGCCGTCGCCCCGGGGTGCCTGTTCGTCCTCGGCCAGCTCCTGGATCCGCAGCCCGGGGTACACCTCGGTGAGACGGGCGTAGGCGCCCGTGACGGAACTGTGGCGGGGCGCCGAGTGCCGGGCGCCGGGCTCCAGGGTGGGAAGGGACATGCGGGACCGCCGAATCACGATCGATTGCAGGTAAGCCTAACCTTACCCAACATGATCGAGGTTTCAACTGGAGTGCGGTCCGCCTAAGGTGCTTCTCGGGTGATTCGGGTCGTACGTTTCGCGTCCGGCGCGATCCCCTAGGTGCCGGGTGGGCCGCGGAAGCGCGGGAGCGGGAGGTAACAGTGGAGCGGGCCGGAGCGCGTGCGACGGGGGCCTCCGCCCGCTGCGCCGTCGCGAGGGTCCCGGGGCAGGCCGGGACGGGCAGCGGGGACCGGGGCGCGCCGGGGGAGCCGCCGGAGCGCGGCGGCGTGCGGCGCAGCTCCGTGCGCGGGCAGGTCCTCGACGCCCTGCGGGCCGCGCTCGTCGACGGCGACCTCGCGCCCGGCGAGGTGTACTCGGCGCCCGCCCTCGGGGAGCGCTTCGGCGTGTCCGCGACGCCCGTGCGCGAGGCCATGCAGCAGCTCGCCCTCGAAGGCGCGGTCGAGGTCGTGCCGAACCGGGGGTTCCGGGTCCTGCGGCGCGGGGCGCGGGAGCTCGGGGAGCTGGCCGAGGTGCGGGCCCTGATAGAGGTGCCGGTGATGCTGCGGCTCGCCCGCAGCGTGCCCGCCGGACGGTGGGAGGCGCTGCGGCCGCTCGCGGAGGCGACGGTGGTGGCCGCGGCGGCCGGCGACCGGGCCCGCTACGCGGACGCGGACCGGGCCTTCCACCGGGCCCTGCTCGGGCTCTCCGGCAACGGACAGCTCGTCCAGGTCGCCGACGACCTGCACCGGCGCTCCCAGTGGCCCCTCGTCACCGGCCCCGTCCACCCTCGCCGCGCCGACCTCGTCGCGGACGCGGCCGAGCACACGACCCTCCTGGACGCCCTGATCGCGGGCGACCTGCCGGTGGTGCACACGTTGGTGACGGAACACTTCGCGGGCAGCTGAGCCGTCGCGGCGCGCCCCGGGCCCGCCCCCTTCCCGAACCAGGGGCTGGCCGCCCCTGGCACCCCGCCCTTCATCGCGCTGCGCGCTCGTCCTCAAACGCCGGACGGGCTGGAAGTTCTCGGCGCGGGCCGCAGACGAGATCCGGTCCGCACCGGCAGCCATGCAGCCCGTCCGGCGTTTGAGGACGAGGCGCGGAGCGCCGACAAACGGGGGCGCGGGGGCGGAGCCCCCGGATCGGGAAGGGGCGCGGCCGTGAGGGCTAGAGGCCGTCCGCGTCCAGTTCGAACCACACCGCCTTGCCCACCCCGTGCGCCCGCACGCCCCACGCGTCCGCGAGGGACTGGACGAGCATCAGGCCGCGCCCGTGCGTGGCGTCGCCCGCCGCGGGCGTCCGCATCCGCGGCCGCCGTCCCACGAAGTCCCGGACCTCGACCCGCAGCCGCCGCGGCCCCACCGTCGCCGTCAGGACCGCGTCCCGGTCGGTGTGCACCAGGGCGTTCGTGACCAGCTCGCTGGTGAGGAGCTCGGCCACGTCGGACGAGCCGGAGCGCCCCCAGCGCCGCAGCAGGTCCCGCAGCGCCGCCCGCGCCTCGGACACCGCCCTGAGGTCGGAACGCCCCAGTCTGCGCCGCAGCTGGAGCCCGCTCTCACTCGTCACGCCGTCGACTTGATGGTCCTCTCGTCTCACCCGGGCCGCCCCCCGATCGACGGCGGCACCTCCTTGCGCGTACCTGACCATGACCCCCGCCCACAAGTCCGTCATCGAACATGCTCACGGGATGCATGCCCGCCCCACTTGGGCCCACTCATGTCCATTCGTCAACCAACGAAGTGGATGCGCCGATGGGTTGAGGGGAAGTGAAGCCGAGTACCACTCGGGATCGACCATGTGGAGGAGTCGCCGTGCACGACGACCGACGTCTGGTGGAGGAGCGCCTGGAACGCGTGGTGCGGCAGTTCGTCCGCCCCGCCCAGTACGCGGACCGCGTGCCGCTCGCGCTCTCCGTGTGGCACCCGCCCGGCGACGGGGCCTCCCCTGCTCGAGCGGAGCCGAGAGCTTGGGGAACCGTGCCCGTCGCCGAGGCGCTCGCGGCGGCGTACGAGCCCTTCGACACCGGTACCGCCTGGGGAAGGCCCTGGTCGACGAGTTGGTTCCGGATGGAGGGGCAGGTGCCGCAGGCGTGGCGCGGGCGGCGGGTGGAGGTGGTCGTCGATCCGGGGTTCACCGGCGAGGGGCCCGGGTTCCAGGCGGAGGGCCTGGTCCACGACGCCTCCGGGGTCCCGCTCAAGGGCATTCACCCGCGCAACCGGCACGTACCCGTCGCGGACCCCGCCGAGGGCGGCGAGCCGGTGCACCTGTTGCTTGAGGCGGCGGCCAACCCGGCGGTCCTGCACGACTTCGTGCCGACCCGGCTCGGCGACGTCCTGACCGCGGGCGATCGGCCGATGTACCGATTCGCCGCTGCCGACCTGGCCGTACTCGACGAGGCCGTCTGGCATCTGCTCCTGGACATCGAGGTCCTGTCGGAGCTGATGGGCGAGCTGGACGCGGCGCGCCCGCGGCGCCACGAGATCCTGCGCGCCCTGGAGGACATGCTCGACGCGCTCGACCTGCACGACGTGCGGGGGACCGCCGCGGCGGCGCGCGCGGAGCTGGCCGAGGTGCTCGCGCGGCCCGCGCACGCCAGCTCCCACCGCGTATCGGCCGCCGGGCACGCGCACATCGACTCGGCGTGGCTGTGGCCGCTGCGCGAGACGGTGCGCAAGGCGTCCCGGACGTTCGCCAACGTGACGGCGCTCGCGCGTGACTATCCGGAGTTGGTCTTCGCCTGTTCGCAGGCGCAGCAGTACGCGTGGGTGAAGGAGCACCAGCCGCACATCTGGGAGCGGATCAAGAAGGCGGTGGCGGTTGGCCAGTGGGCGCCCGTCGGCTCGATGTGGGTGGAGTCGGACGCGAACATGCCGGGCGGGGAGGCCCTGGCCCGGCAGATCGTGCACGGGAAGCGGTTCTTCCAGGAGGAGTTCGGGGTCGACACCGAGGAGATCTGGCTGCCGGACTCCTTCGGGTACACGGCCGCCTTCCCGCAGCTCGCGCGGCTCGCGGGCGTGCGCTGGTTCCTCACCCAGAAGCTGAGCTGGAACCAGTCCAACAAGATGCCCCACCACACGTTCTGGTGGGAGGGCATCGACGGCACCCGCGTCTTCACGCACTTCCCGCCCGTGGACACGTACAACTCCCAGTTCCTCGGCTCCGAACTGGCCCACGCCGAGCGGAACTTCGCCGAGAAGGGGCGGGCGACCCGCTCCCTGGTGCCGTTCGGCTGGGGCGACGGCGGGGGCGGGCCCACCCGCGAGATGCTGGAGCGGGCCCGCAGGCTGCGCTCCCTAGAGGGCTCGCCCCGGGTCGAGATCGAGCGGCCCTCGGCGTTCTTCGCGGCGGCCGAGGAGGAGTACGGCGAGCGGGCACCGGTGTGGTCCGGCGAGCTGTATCTGGAGCTGCACCGGGCGACGTACACGACGCAGGCGGCGACCAAGCGCGGCAACCGGCGCAGCGAACACGCCCTGAGGGAAGCCGAGTTGTGGTGCGCGACGGCCGCGCTCAAGGACCCCGCGTACGCCTATCCGTACGACGCCCTCGACCGGCTGTGGAAGACGGTCCTGCTGCACCAGTTCCACGACATCCTGCCGGGTTCGTCCATCGCGTGGGTGCACCGGGAGGCGCGGGACACCTACGCGCGCGTGCTCGCCGAGCTCGACGCCCTCACGGCCGACGCGGTACGCCACCTCGGCGCCGGTGACGTCTGCGTCCTGAACGCGTCGCCGTACGCGCGCAGCGAGGTCGTCGAGCACGACGGCGTGCTCACGCAGGTGCACGTGGGCCCGCTCGGCACCCGCAGCCTCGCCGTCGCCGCGGGCCACGAGCGTGCCCCGGTGGCGGTGACGTCGGCGACGCGGACCGGCGCCGAGATCATCCTGACGAACGAGCACCTGCGCGTCACCATCGGTGCCGACGGGCTGCTCGCCTCCGTGCGGGACCTGGACCACGACCGCGAGGTCCTCGCCCCCGGGTCCCGCGGCAACCTCCTCCAGCTGCACCCGGACCACCCCACCCGCTACGACGCCTGGGACCTGGACGAGCACTACCGTCACCGGCACGCCGACCTGACGGACGCCGAGTCCGTGGAGCTGGTCGAGGACGGGCCGCTGCGCGCCTCCGTGCGCGTCGTCCGCGCCTTCGGCGCGGGCTCGCGGATCACGCAGGAGCTGCGGCTCGCGGCGGGCAGCCGCCGCCTCGACGTGGTCACGGACGTGGACTGGCGCGAGTCGGAGAAGGTGCTCAAGGCCGCGTTCCCGCTGGACGTGCACGCCGAACGGTCCACGGCGGAGATCCAGTTCGGGCACGTGCACCGGCCGACGCACGCCAACACCGGCTGGGACGCGGCCCGGTTCGAGATCTGCGCGCACCGGTGGCTGCGGGTGGGCGAGGACGGGTACGGGGTCGCGGTCCTCAACGACTCGACGTACGGCCATGACGTGACGCGCGCCGAGCACGCCGACGGGCTCGGCACGACCGTGCGCCTCACGCTCCTTCGGGCGCCGCACAGCCCCGACCCGGACACGGACGTGGGGCCGCACCGGTTCACGTACGCGCTGCTCCCGGGGGCGGAGGTCGGGGACGCCGTGGCCGAGGGGCTCGCGCTGAACCTGCCGGTGCGGGTGGCGGAGGCGGGGGACGTGGCGCCGCTCGTGCGGGTCGACCATCCGGGGGTGACGGTGGAGTCGGTGAAGCTCGCGGAGGACCGGAGCGGGGACGTGGTGGTGCGGCTGTACGAGTCCCGGGGCGGGCGGGCTCGGGCGGTGCTGACCTCGGCGTTTCCTGTCGCCCGTGCGGAGGTCACGGATCTGCTCGAGCGGCCCCTGCGGTCCGCCTCCACCACCGGCGCGGGGCTCTCCCTCTCCTTGCGGCCCTTTCAGATTCTGACGCTCAGGCTCCGACCGGCGTAGCCCTCGCGGGGCTCCCCGCTGTGCCCATTAGCGCGCTCCGCGCGCGGGCGCCCCTTCCCGATCCCTGGGGGCTCCGCCCCCAGACCCCCGCTCCTCAAACGCCGGAGGGGCTGGAATACAGCGCCGCTTTCGGGGGTCCAAGGGGGCGGAGCCCCCTTGTTCGGGAAGGGGCGGGCCTGGGGCGCACCCGCGAGGGACTACGCCGCCGGGGCCGGTGGGGTGAGTTGGGGGGCCAGCCAGGAGGGGACGCCGCCCAGGAGGCGGAAGAGGCGGGTGGCTTCGGCGCGGAGGCGGGAGGCCTCGGGCTCGGGCTCGGCGTCGGCGAGGGCGGCGAGGGCCGGGGCCGTGCCGACGAGGAAGCCCAACTCCTCCCGGAGGCGCAGGGATTCGGTGAAGCCGTGCCGGGCCTCCGCCAACTCGCCCTCGCGCAGGGCGAGTCCGGCGAGGTGCCGCCAGGTGAAGGAGAGCAGGAGGGAGTCCTCGTGCGCGGTGGCCCCGGCGTGGGCGCGCCGGTACGCGGCCCGCGCGGCCTGCGGCGAGTCGGCGAGGTGCTCGGCGACCAGGCCGCGGCGGAAGTCCAGGAGGGCCCGCCCCGCGGCCCCGGGCGCGAGCAGCGCGGCGGCGCGGCCGAGCGCGGTACGGGCCTCGTCGGCGCGGTCGCGCACGCCCAACACGGTCGCGGCGTAGGCGAGTTGGCCGCGCTCGCAGGCGGCGGCGCCGCGCGCGTCGTCATCGTCGGCGACGGCCTCCGCCGTCCGCAGGCCGTCCTCGGCCTCGGCCCAGCCCTCCCCGGTGAACAGGCAGCGCTCGACGAGCAGCGAGGTTCTCTGGAGCGCGGCGGCCGCGCCCTGCCGGGGCGCGAGCAGTGCTGCGGCGTCGGTCCAGCAGCCGCGCGAGCGCAGCCGCCATACCGCGGTCTGGAGTGGATCGTGCCCTGAGCCATTTCCCGTACCAGACATGGCGGTATGCGCCACGTTGCCCTCCCCTAGCGCACCATTGAGCTGTTGAGTCGTGGGCGAATCTCAGCACGGATCGGCGCGTGGGGCCAAGGGGGTGGGTGAAGGATTTCACAAAGTTGAGGGAGGCGGATGGTGTGGTTTTGGGCTGAACCGACCGGCGCACGCCCGCGCCCGTGGCTCAGCTCATCCGCAATGCCAAGAAGAAATCCAGCTTGTCCTCCAGGCGCGCGAGGTCACGGCCCGTCAACTGCTCGATTCGGCCCACGCGGTAGCGCAGTGTGTTGACGTGCAGGTGCAGCCGGGTCGCGCAGCGCGTCCAGGAGCCGTCGCAGTCGAGGAACGCCTCCAGGGTGGGGATGAGCTCCGCGCGGTGGCGGCGGTCGTACTCCCGCAGCGGATCGAGGAGGCGGGCCGTGAACGCGCGGCGCACGTCGTCGGGCACGAACGGCAGCAGCAGCACGTGGGAGGCCAGCTCCTGGTGGCCCGCGGCGCAGACCCGGCCGGGGCGGGCGGCCGCGACCCGGCGGGCGTGCCGGGCCTCCTCCAGGGCGCCGCGCAGGCCCTCCGCGGAGTGCACGGCCGCGCTGACGCCGAGGGTGAGGCGGCCGTCGTCGGCGAGGCCCGCCGTCAGGGGCTCGCGCACGGCGGCGAGGAGCGCGTCGGCGAGCAGGCCCGCGTCGCCGCCCTCGGCCTCCGGGGACATCGCGGGCAGCGGCACGAGCGCGATGGCCTCGTCACCGGTGTGCGCGACGGCGATCCGGTCGGAGGGGTCGGGGCCCGCGGTCGCCGGGTCGACGAGGATCTCCTCCAGGAGCGCCTGGGCGACCGGGCCGCTCTCGATGCCCGCGCGGCGCCCGCCGTCGATCGAGGACCCCGAGGGCTCGCCCGCCCGGCGCCCGCCGGCGTCGGCCGCGGGCCCGCCCTGGACCTCGTCCCACTCCACGCGGGCCACCACGACCTGCCAGTGCGGGGCCGCGCCGAGTCCGGGAAGGAGCACCGGCGCCGCGACCCGCAGACGGGCGGCGATCTCGGCGGGCGCGGCACCCGTCTGGACCAGTTCGAGGACCTCCTGCGCCAGGCGGCGGCGCACGGTGCGGGCCGCGTCCCTGCGGTCCCGCTCGACGGCGATCAGCTGGGTGACGCCCTGGAGCAGGTCGAGCCGCTCCTCGGGCCAGTCGCCCGCGTCGGCCTCGACGGCGAGCAGCCAGTCGGACAGGACGGTCTCGCGGACGTCCCGGGAGGCGCCCGCGCTGCCCCGGCCGCTGGAGCGGATGGGGAACAGCGAGTACGTGACCCCGTCCACGCCCACCCGGTGCGGTCCGCGCCGCCCGGTGCGGGCGGCGGCCAGGTGCTCTCCGGCGAGCCGCGCGCGGATCCGGGCCGAGAGGCCGGGCGCGCCCGCGGCCGCCCCGGCGATGGCGCGTCCGGCGGGGGACAGGACCCAGGCGCGCAGGTCCAGGTCGGAGCCGAGCAGGTCGAGCACCACGTCCGGGCCGCCGCCCGCGGGGCCCGACGTCATCAGGCGCCGGTGCCGGTCCACGACGGCCGCGAGGTCCCCGGCGCGCTCGCCCGAGACCTGGCGCACGACGTGCTCGGTGATCGTTGCGAACGCCACCGACTCGTTGACGGCGAAGAGCGGGAGCCGGTGGCGGGCGCAGGCCTCGACGAGGTCGTCGGGGATGTCGCCCAGCTCGGCCTCGCCCGCCGCGAGCGCCGCCACCCCGGCGGTCGCGAGGATCCGTACGAACGGCTCCGTGTCGGCGGCGTCCCGGCGCCAGGCGAGGCCGGTGAGCACCAGCTCGCCGCCGCCCAGGTAGCGGCTGGGGTCGCGCAGGTCCGTGGTCATCACGCCCCGGACGGTGCGGTCGAGCTCGTCCTCGCCGCCGAGCAGCCTGAGGCCAAGGGCGTCGGTGTCAAGGAGTGCGCGCAGCCGCATCGTGTCGTCGCCGCCGATCTGTCTCGATTTCGTGTGTGCCCGGCCGCGCCGGGGGTTCCGGGGACCGCGGGCCCCTGTGTCCTGGCGGTTTCCCGGGGGAAGCCGCGAGGTGACCGGGGCCTGTTCTTCATACGAATCTACAAGACTCACGGCTTGGCCAGCCAACTCCTTCATGGTTTCAGTGACTGACCCCATGGGAGGAGCGGGCGGTGTACTTGCCCCACTCCGCGTTAACAGCACATGAACGAGCAGTCGAGAGGCCGGCGGCCCACGTGGCC harbors:
- a CDS encoding SDR family oxidoreductase produces the protein MVHSQFTTHAELFDLRGKRALVTGGTRGIGMMITRGLLQAGARVVISSRDAEACAQAQEQLSPFGEVRAVPADLSRHDECRRLSDLVTADSEHLDILVNNAGTLWDEPLATFPDAAWDTVVDLNLKAPFWLVQALLPALRRAGTADDPARIVNIGSIAAIHIPQRPNYSYSSSKAALHQLTRVLAKELGPQHVTVNAVAPGPFPSTMMAATLDEFGEAIAASAPLRRIGRDDDMAGVAVFLASRAGAYLTGAVIPVDGGIATTA
- a CDS encoding DUF2637 domain-containing protein → MRLTDISLDWLLPGGVLLLGMAVAVAVLARGKKAQTKAAAADDSWERNEERRRRKEALYGTASYVLLFCCAAVAAALSFHGLVGFGRQNLNLSGGWEYLVPFGLDGAAMFCSVLAVREASHGDAALGSRLLVWTFAGAAAWFNWVHAPRGLGHAGAPQFFAGMSLSAAVLFDRALKQTRRAALREQGLVPRPLPQIRIVRWLRAPRETFGAWSLMLLEGVRTLDEAVEEVREDRREKEQARTRRRDQEKLERAQLKAISRGRGYHGRGGRQVDVPAVTQSVGSAQVGADPAIAAPPQQEQLPVRSRPSLQAVKGGPETVTVDLTAEDDTQTIPRLDSLERKLKDLEQQFG
- a CDS encoding (2Fe-2S)-binding protein — its product is MSLPTLEPGARHSAPRHSSVTGAYARLTEVYPGLRIQELAEDEQAPRGDGWVPVERLAAAGPEFEEFLAWDDAQVLKDYGLRARPDVVASFALHRYAWPACLLITVPWFLQRRVPRYPVEHVSFQRALGTLAVRPTTFACLPDDPAAALPGATVVPDEEALRAEVRAAVAEHLGPLLDGFGPRMRRRGRALWAMATDEIVEGIWYVAHLLGEEGRATTELERLLPGATKPYVGTAAFRELTGPNGEKLPTRDRASCCMFYTLRPEETCVTCPRMCDTDRAAKLAAAAAA
- a CDS encoding GntR family transcriptional regulator, whose protein sequence is MERAGARATGASARCAVARVPGQAGTGSGDRGAPGEPPERGGVRRSSVRGQVLDALRAALVDGDLAPGEVYSAPALGERFGVSATPVREAMQQLALEGAVEVVPNRGFRVLRRGARELGELAEVRALIEVPVMLRLARSVPAGRWEALRPLAEATVVAAAAGDRARYADADRAFHRALLGLSGNGQLVQVADDLHRRSQWPLVTGPVHPRRADLVADAAEHTTLLDALIAGDLPVVHTLVTEHFAGS
- a CDS encoding ATP-binding protein translates to MTSESGLQLRRRLGRSDLRAVSEARAALRDLLRRWGRSGSSDVAELLTSELVTNALVHTDRDAVLTATVGPRRLRVEVRDFVGRRPRMRTPAAGDATHGRGLMLVQSLADAWGVRAHGVGKAVWFELDADGL
- a CDS encoding glycoside hydrolase family 38 C-terminal domain-containing protein; this encodes MHDDRRLVEERLERVVRQFVRPAQYADRVPLALSVWHPPGDGASPARAEPRAWGTVPVAEALAAAYEPFDTGTAWGRPWSTSWFRMEGQVPQAWRGRRVEVVVDPGFTGEGPGFQAEGLVHDASGVPLKGIHPRNRHVPVADPAEGGEPVHLLLEAAANPAVLHDFVPTRLGDVLTAGDRPMYRFAAADLAVLDEAVWHLLLDIEVLSELMGELDAARPRRHEILRALEDMLDALDLHDVRGTAAAARAELAEVLARPAHASSHRVSAAGHAHIDSAWLWPLRETVRKASRTFANVTALARDYPELVFACSQAQQYAWVKEHQPHIWERIKKAVAVGQWAPVGSMWVESDANMPGGEALARQIVHGKRFFQEEFGVDTEEIWLPDSFGYTAAFPQLARLAGVRWFLTQKLSWNQSNKMPHHTFWWEGIDGTRVFTHFPPVDTYNSQFLGSELAHAERNFAEKGRATRSLVPFGWGDGGGGPTREMLERARRLRSLEGSPRVEIERPSAFFAAAEEEYGERAPVWSGELYLELHRATYTTQAATKRGNRRSEHALREAELWCATAALKDPAYAYPYDALDRLWKTVLLHQFHDILPGSSIAWVHREARDTYARVLAELDALTADAVRHLGAGDVCVLNASPYARSEVVEHDGVLTQVHVGPLGTRSLAVAAGHERAPVAVTSATRTGAEIILTNEHLRVTIGADGLLASVRDLDHDREVLAPGSRGNLLQLHPDHPTRYDAWDLDEHYRHRHADLTDAESVELVEDGPLRASVRVVRAFGAGSRITQELRLAAGSRRLDVVTDVDWRESEKVLKAAFPLDVHAERSTAEIQFGHVHRPTHANTGWDAARFEICAHRWLRVGEDGYGVAVLNDSTYGHDVTRAEHADGLGTTVRLTLLRAPHSPDPDTDVGPHRFTYALLPGAEVGDAVAEGLALNLPVRVAEAGDVAPLVRVDHPGVTVESVKLAEDRSGDVVVRLYESRGGRARAVLTSAFPVARAEVTDLLERPLRSASTTGAGLSLSLRPFQILTLRLRPA
- a CDS encoding PucR family transcriptional regulator ligand-binding domain-containing protein, whose protein sequence is MRLRALLDTDALGLRLLGGEDELDRTVRGVMTTDLRDPSRYLGGGELVLTGLAWRRDAADTEPFVRILATAGVAALAAGEAELGDIPDDLVEACARHRLPLFAVNESVAFATITEHVVRQVSGERAGDLAAVVDRHRRLMTSGPAGGGPDVVLDLLGSDLDLRAWVLSPAGRAIAGAAAGAPGLSARIRARLAGEHLAAARTGRRGPHRVGVDGVTYSLFPIRSSGRGSAGASRDVRETVLSDWLLAVEADAGDWPEERLDLLQGVTQLIAVERDRRDAARTVRRRLAQEVLELVQTGAAPAEIAARLRVAAPVLLPGLGAAPHWQVVVARVEWDEVQGGPAADAGGRRAGEPSGSSIDGGRRAGIESGPVAQALLEEILVDPATAGPDPSDRIAVAHTGDEAIALVPLPAMSPEAEGGDAGLLADALLAAVREPLTAGLADDGRLTLGVSAAVHSAEGLRGALEEARHARRVAAARPGRVCAAGHQELASHVLLLPFVPDDVRRAFTARLLDPLREYDRRHRAELIPTLEAFLDCDGSWTRCATRLHLHVNTLRYRVGRIEQLTGRDLARLEDKLDFFLALRMS